The following DNA comes from Streptomyces sp. NBC_00273.
GCACCGTCTGTCGAGGGTGTTGCCTGCCACTCGCACCTCAGGCACTCGGCCTCGAACGTGACGTCAGTGTCCGGATGCTGCACGATCCGGTGCGTCACGTATCGCATGACGGAGCGCACCATCACTCGACCCCGTGCTCTTCCTGCAAATGAGTACGGAGCACCACGTTCGCATCGGACACCTTCGAGTAGTCCCCGGCCGATCGGGCGTTGGTTCGAGTCAAGGCAATACCGAGACACTGGCCGCAGCCCGCTACGGGTTTTGGCTCTGGACGTGGAAGCGTCACATGCACAGGCCCCGTCATCGTTGTCTTCGCTCTACTCATCTCCGTACGGCCTCCCCGGCTGCGTATCTACCGAAGGATGATCCATCGGAATGCGCATCGGTTCGCACTTCATGCACGTTGTGGACTGAAGTCATGAACGGCATGCGGCCGACCATCCGGCGAGCCTTGCTCGAAGCTCCTCCCCGAACAACGCGCATTCCTCGTACCCTGCGAATTCCTTCACGTAACCCTGGATGTCTCGGCCATCGCGTAGTACGAGACTTCCCGCCGATGTTTCGATGGTGACCAATGAGGCGTCGTAGATCGTGAAGGTATTCAGTGGGGTTCTGGGGGTTGCCGCCCCTACCGGAATCACCCCGATGTGCACGTTCGGAAGGTAGGAAAGGGAAGACAAGCGGTCCATCTGTTCGGCCAACGCCAACGGAGAAATCACCGGCCAGCGAACCGCCTGCTCGGTCAGAATGAACGCGAATCGTTTCGATGTGTCGTAGAGAACGGCTTGTCTCTCCAGCTTCCCCGCTACTGCTTTGCTCGTATCTGCCGGAGAGTGAGCGAGGCTCGCCCGTACGTACTCCGGAGTGGCCAGTAGGCCGGTAATCATCGAGAGTAGGAAATATCGCATGTGCGTCGACGATGATTCGAGCGCCTTCAATTCCGTTTGCCGGGTCCCGAGCCCCTTACGGCGAAGCTCCCGAAGGTTCCGCCATTCAGTGTTGGCCAGCCTGGCGAGCGCGGACACCTCGGCGACGAGTTCAGGCGGAGCCTCAAGGGCTCTCAGGATCTGCTCGACGTCGACCAGAGATGGCCGCGTCCGGCCGTTCTCAATCCTGCTCACCTTGGATTGAGACATGTTGCAGCGCGCTGCGAGCCGATCCCCGGAGAGACCGGCCCGCTTGCGTAGATGTCGAAGCAGCGAAGCAAGTTCGGGACCAGACTCGCCAAGCTGCTCAGCCTCGAACGTCACCCTTTCACGTACTCCAAGAATGGAACCGATTCGGCGACGGCGATTCGCTGATACTCGACGAAGTCTGCCGGCTCGCCCTCATGTAGTTCACGGCTGATCTGCGTTCCATCGTTCTCGTAGTGCATGAGAACAACTTTCGAGCGATCGAACATCCAGAAGTCCCGAACGTCCGGCAAGGGATTATCTCGCTCGGTTACGTCGAGGATTCGGATGTCTTCCCCGGCGAGTGTGTGCGGGGTGTAGTACCGGGAGAACTCGAATTGCAAGTACTCGGAGAGTGGCCGAGTTACGAGGTGCACTCGCCCCTTGCGCTTCCCCCCACCGCGAAGCCTCTTAAGATCTTCCGTATACGGCGAGGAGTAAGTGGCTGGGTCGATTCGTTTACCCGCGCGGAACGCTTCGAGCTCTGCTGATTCCTGCGGTACGAGGTATTGGGGCAGGGTCTCCAGTCGCCAGGCTTCCGACTGGAATGACCGAAGCGTTGCCCGCCACTCGTCACCATCCAAGAGCACGAATCGCCTCCCGAAGAACGCTCTCGGGAATCTCCACAATCCCCTCTCCGGACGGCGGAGTGAAGGCGTCGGACACGTCGCCCTGAATGACGAACGAGCCGGATGCGGTGCGGTAGACGTTCGGGCAGTCGTCCTCGCCGCATTCGCCGTTGCCATTGCCGGTGAGCCGAGTCAGTTCTTCGCGTGCCATGCGGAACCCCCTTGACTGTCGGCCCTGTTGGGCCGTTCAGCACGACCGTACGGGGGTCACACTGGGCCGTCCATGCACGTTCGTGGGTATGCACGTTGTTGCATGAACTGCCCCGGCGTGGCACGGAGGGCGC
Coding sequences within:
- a CDS encoding DUF6879 family protein yields the protein MLLDGDEWRATLRSFQSEAWRLETLPQYLVPQESAELEAFRAGKRIDPATYSSPYTEDLKRLRGGGKRKGRVHLVTRPLSEYLQFEFSRYYTPHTLAGEDIRILDVTERDNPLPDVRDFWMFDRSKVVLMHYENDGTQISRELHEGEPADFVEYQRIAVAESVPFLEYVKG
- a CDS encoding helix-turn-helix domain-containing protein, which translates into the protein MTFEAEQLGESGPELASLLRHLRKRAGLSGDRLAARCNMSQSKVSRIENGRTRPSLVDVEQILRALEAPPELVAEVSALARLANTEWRNLRELRRKGLGTRQTELKALESSSTHMRYFLLSMITGLLATPEYVRASLAHSPADTSKAVAGKLERQAVLYDTSKRFAFILTEQAVRWPVISPLALAEQMDRLSSLSYLPNVHIGVIPVGAATPRTPLNTFTIYDASLVTIETSAGSLVLRDGRDIQGYVKEFAGYEECALFGEELRARLAGWSAACRS
- a CDS encoding DUF7848 domain-containing protein produces the protein MVRSVMRYVTHRIVQHPDTDVTFEAECLRCEWQATPSTDGAAVDVECMSHTGRTGHTKFRRLCTSFALVRRAE